The following are encoded in a window of Lagenorhynchus albirostris chromosome 3, mLagAlb1.1, whole genome shotgun sequence genomic DNA:
- the PRAM1 gene encoding PML-RARA-regulated adapter molecule 1 isoform X2 encodes MGSHQDFRSLQAKFQASQPETGKLPQVSPKPEFNKLLKKFPQPELGEHPKKHPQPEFTDLPKKPCKLEFSELSKKVPQLKATPFPRKPLKPELSHAPRPPTGPKFGAFPRKSQQPESNEATLKPPQPKFSTVPEKSQQPESNEATLKPPQPKFSTVPEKPPQLGVSGLPEKSLPQPESTEVPPMPPSKPESSEPQPHSSQPNFSTVPGKMPQPPLSDLPEKPPRPECGDLPRTSSGPECSLLPKEFLQPEWRGPPCKSSQPKPRSLPRKRPQAEFFGDLPRKPPLPGSRSESSLPTAVAGSSPRFPLSPGFGARQQRSGALTCGGGSRLGLKPGHPPRRRPLPSVSSLGAPPAKPPLPPGPRDVQRFRRTLAAGTALPRSFSAGFLARQPEDTPQDPDEAYKLYEDVEPTDDSRPSPKGRDEVLSTQQPPRRPPQDQEPRKEKGPQPQQLPPTDLKSLKQIRKAEKAEQEFRKKFKFEGEIVIQTRMMIDPNAKTRRGGGKHLALRRGEILEVIEFTSKEEMLCRDTKGKYGYVPRTALLPLETEVYDDVGSWGMYGDAPGGLEGTTVSWEGVRSHPTPPGAAGYLLMGQGSLEVTPPRQILWITNHSPGDDKAYRGGDPGQPTNPATS; translated from the exons GGGAGTCATCAGGACTTTCGGAGCCTTCAAGCAAAGTTCCAGGCCTCTCAGCCCGAGACCGGCAAACTCCCCCAAGTATCTCCAAAGCCCGAGTTCAACAAACTCCTCAAAAAGTTTCCACAGCCTGAGCTAGGCGAGCATCCCAAGAAGCACCCCCAGCCCGAGTTCACTGATCTGCCCAAGAAGCCCTGCAAACTTGAGTTCAGTGAACTCTCCAAGAAGGTCCCACAGCTCAAGGCCACTCCATTCCCCAGGAAGCCCCTGAAGCCTGAGCTCAGCCACGCCCCAAGGCCCCCCACAGGGCCCAAGTTCGGTGCATTCCCCAGGAAGTCCCAGCAGCCTGAGTCCAATGAGGCCACCCTGAAGCCCCCCCAGCCCAAGTTCAGTACCGTTCCCGAGAAGTCCCAGCAGCCTGAGTCCAATGAGGCCACCCTGAAGCCCCCCCAGCCCAAGTTCAGTACCGTTCCCGAGAAGCCCCCGCAGCTTGGGGTCAGTGGTCTCCCTGAGAAGTCCCTGCCGCAGCCCGAGTCCACTGAGGTCCCCCCAATGCCCCCTTCAAAGCCCGAGTCCAGTGAGCCCCAGCCTCACTCCTCACAGCCCAACTTCAGTACAGTCCCCGGAAAGATGCCACAGCCTCCGCTGAGTGACCTCCCCGAGAAGCCCCCGCGGCCCGAGTGTGGTGACCTCCCCAGGACGTCCTCGGGGCCCGAGTGCAGCCTGCTCCCCAAGGAGTTTCTGCAGCCCGAGTGGCGGGGGCCGCCCTGCAAGTCCTCCCAGCCCAAGCCCAGATCTCTGCCCAGGAAGCGCCCGCAGGCAGAGTTCTTCGGTGACCTCCCTAGAAAGCCTCCACTCCCTGGCTCCCGTTCAGAGAGCTCACTGCCCACTGCCGTTGCAGGCTCCAGCCCTAGGTTCCCACTCAGCCCAGGGTTTGGAGCCAGGCAGCAGAGATCTGGAGCCCTCACTTGCGGTGGAGGCTCGAGGCTGGGCCTCAAACCTGGCCACCCACCCCGGCGGAGGCCTCTCCCCTCAGTCAGCAGCCTGGGCGCCCCTCCAGCCAAGCCCCCActgcccccaggccccagggacGTCCAGAGATTTCGAAGGACCTTGGCAGCAGGCACAG CTCTGCCGAGGAGCTTTTCTGCCGGCTTCCTGGCTCGACAGCCTGAAGACACCCCACA GGACCCAGATGAGGCCTACAAGCTGTACGAGGACGTGGAGCCCACAGACGACTCCAGACCCAGCCCCAAAGGCAGAG ATGAAGTGCTGTCTACCCAGCAACCCCCCAGGAGGCCACCACAAGACCAAGAGCCCAG GAAGGAGAAGGGCCCCCAGCCACAGCAGTTGCCGCCCACGGACCTGAAGTCTCTGAAGCAGATCCGGAAGGCAGAGAAAGCTGAGCAGGAGTTCCGGAAGAAGTTCAAG TTTGAGGGGGAGATTGTGATTCAGACAAGGATGATGATTGACCCCAACGCCAAGACCCGTCGCGGGGGTGGCAAGCACCTGGCGCTTCGGCGTGGGGAGATCCTGGAGGTGATAGAGTTCACCAGCAAGGAGGAGATGCTGTGCCGGGACACCAAGGGCAAGT ATGGCTATGTACCCAGAACAGCTCTACTGCCCCT GGAAACAGAGGTGTATGACGACGTCGGTTCCTGGGGTATGTATGGGGATGCTCCGGGTGGACTGGAAGGGACTACAGTGTCTTGGGAGGGGGTAAGGTCCCATCCCACTCCACCAGGGGCTGCTGGCTACCTGCTTATGGGGCAAGGGTCACTGGAAGTCACCCCTCCTCGGCAGATCCTCTGGATAACCAACCATTCCCCGGGGGACGATAAGGCCTACAGGGGTGGGGACCCAGGACAACCCACCAATCCAGCCACCTCTTAA
- the PRAM1 gene encoding PML-RARA-regulated adapter molecule 1 isoform X3 — protein MSPSWSPEGSHQDFRSLQAKFQASQPETGKLPQVSPKPEFNKLLKKFPQPELGEHPKKHPQPEFTDLPKKPCKLEFSELSKKVPQLKATPFPRKPLKPELSHAPRPPTGPKFGAFPRKSQQPESNEATLKPPQPKFSTVPEKSQQPESNEATLKPPQPKFSTVPEKPPQLGVSGLPEKSLPQPESTEVPPMPPSKPESSEPQPHSSQPNFSTVPGKMPQPPLSDLPEKPPRPECGDLPRTSSGPECSLLPKEFLQPEWRGPPCKSSQPKPRSLPRKRPQAEFFGDLPRKPPLPGSRSESSLPTAVAGSSPRFPLSPGFGARQQRSGALTCGGGSRLGLKPGHPPRRRPLPSVSSLGAPPAKPPLPPGPRDVQRFRRTLAAGTALPRSFSAGFLARQPEDTPQDPDEAYKLYEDVEPTDDSRPSPKGRDEVLSTQQPPRRPPQDQEPRKEKGPQPQQLPPTDLKSLKQIRKAEKAEQEFRKKFKFEGEIVIQTRMMIDPNAKTRRGGGKHLALRRGEILEVIEFTSKEEMLCRDTKGKYGYVPRTALLPLETEVYDDVGSWDPLDNQPFPGGR, from the exons GGGAGTCATCAGGACTTTCGGAGCCTTCAAGCAAAGTTCCAGGCCTCTCAGCCCGAGACCGGCAAACTCCCCCAAGTATCTCCAAAGCCCGAGTTCAACAAACTCCTCAAAAAGTTTCCACAGCCTGAGCTAGGCGAGCATCCCAAGAAGCACCCCCAGCCCGAGTTCACTGATCTGCCCAAGAAGCCCTGCAAACTTGAGTTCAGTGAACTCTCCAAGAAGGTCCCACAGCTCAAGGCCACTCCATTCCCCAGGAAGCCCCTGAAGCCTGAGCTCAGCCACGCCCCAAGGCCCCCCACAGGGCCCAAGTTCGGTGCATTCCCCAGGAAGTCCCAGCAGCCTGAGTCCAATGAGGCCACCCTGAAGCCCCCCCAGCCCAAGTTCAGTACCGTTCCCGAGAAGTCCCAGCAGCCTGAGTCCAATGAGGCCACCCTGAAGCCCCCCCAGCCCAAGTTCAGTACCGTTCCCGAGAAGCCCCCGCAGCTTGGGGTCAGTGGTCTCCCTGAGAAGTCCCTGCCGCAGCCCGAGTCCACTGAGGTCCCCCCAATGCCCCCTTCAAAGCCCGAGTCCAGTGAGCCCCAGCCTCACTCCTCACAGCCCAACTTCAGTACAGTCCCCGGAAAGATGCCACAGCCTCCGCTGAGTGACCTCCCCGAGAAGCCCCCGCGGCCCGAGTGTGGTGACCTCCCCAGGACGTCCTCGGGGCCCGAGTGCAGCCTGCTCCCCAAGGAGTTTCTGCAGCCCGAGTGGCGGGGGCCGCCCTGCAAGTCCTCCCAGCCCAAGCCCAGATCTCTGCCCAGGAAGCGCCCGCAGGCAGAGTTCTTCGGTGACCTCCCTAGAAAGCCTCCACTCCCTGGCTCCCGTTCAGAGAGCTCACTGCCCACTGCCGTTGCAGGCTCCAGCCCTAGGTTCCCACTCAGCCCAGGGTTTGGAGCCAGGCAGCAGAGATCTGGAGCCCTCACTTGCGGTGGAGGCTCGAGGCTGGGCCTCAAACCTGGCCACCCACCCCGGCGGAGGCCTCTCCCCTCAGTCAGCAGCCTGGGCGCCCCTCCAGCCAAGCCCCCActgcccccaggccccagggacGTCCAGAGATTTCGAAGGACCTTGGCAGCAGGCACAG CTCTGCCGAGGAGCTTTTCTGCCGGCTTCCTGGCTCGACAGCCTGAAGACACCCCACA GGACCCAGATGAGGCCTACAAGCTGTACGAGGACGTGGAGCCCACAGACGACTCCAGACCCAGCCCCAAAGGCAGAG ATGAAGTGCTGTCTACCCAGCAACCCCCCAGGAGGCCACCACAAGACCAAGAGCCCAG GAAGGAGAAGGGCCCCCAGCCACAGCAGTTGCCGCCCACGGACCTGAAGTCTCTGAAGCAGATCCGGAAGGCAGAGAAAGCTGAGCAGGAGTTCCGGAAGAAGTTCAAG TTTGAGGGGGAGATTGTGATTCAGACAAGGATGATGATTGACCCCAACGCCAAGACCCGTCGCGGGGGTGGCAAGCACCTGGCGCTTCGGCGTGGGGAGATCCTGGAGGTGATAGAGTTCACCAGCAAGGAGGAGATGCTGTGCCGGGACACCAAGGGCAAGT ATGGCTATGTACCCAGAACAGCTCTACTGCCCCT GGAAACAGAGGTGTATGACGACGTCGGTTCCTGGG ATCCTCTGGATAACCAACCATTCCCCGGGGGACGATAA
- the PRAM1 gene encoding PML-RARA-regulated adapter molecule 1 isoform X1: protein MSPSWSPEGSHQDFRSLQAKFQASQPETGKLPQVSPKPEFNKLLKKFPQPELGEHPKKHPQPEFTDLPKKPCKLEFSELSKKVPQLKATPFPRKPLKPELSHAPRPPTGPKFGAFPRKSQQPESNEATLKPPQPKFSTVPEKSQQPESNEATLKPPQPKFSTVPEKPPQLGVSGLPEKSLPQPESTEVPPMPPSKPESSEPQPHSSQPNFSTVPGKMPQPPLSDLPEKPPRPECGDLPRTSSGPECSLLPKEFLQPEWRGPPCKSSQPKPRSLPRKRPQAEFFGDLPRKPPLPGSRSESSLPTAVAGSSPRFPLSPGFGARQQRSGALTCGGGSRLGLKPGHPPRRRPLPSVSSLGAPPAKPPLPPGPRDVQRFRRTLAAGTALPRSFSAGFLARQPEDTPQDPDEAYKLYEDVEPTDDSRPSPKGRDEVLSTQQPPRRPPQDQEPRKEKGPQPQQLPPTDLKSLKQIRKAEKAEQEFRKKFKFEGEIVIQTRMMIDPNAKTRRGGGKHLALRRGEILEVIEFTSKEEMLCRDTKGKYGYVPRTALLPLETEVYDDVGSWGMYGDAPGGLEGTTVSWEGVRSHPTPPGAAGYLLMGQGSLEVTPPRQILWITNHSPGDDKAYRGGDPGQPTNPATS, encoded by the exons GGGAGTCATCAGGACTTTCGGAGCCTTCAAGCAAAGTTCCAGGCCTCTCAGCCCGAGACCGGCAAACTCCCCCAAGTATCTCCAAAGCCCGAGTTCAACAAACTCCTCAAAAAGTTTCCACAGCCTGAGCTAGGCGAGCATCCCAAGAAGCACCCCCAGCCCGAGTTCACTGATCTGCCCAAGAAGCCCTGCAAACTTGAGTTCAGTGAACTCTCCAAGAAGGTCCCACAGCTCAAGGCCACTCCATTCCCCAGGAAGCCCCTGAAGCCTGAGCTCAGCCACGCCCCAAGGCCCCCCACAGGGCCCAAGTTCGGTGCATTCCCCAGGAAGTCCCAGCAGCCTGAGTCCAATGAGGCCACCCTGAAGCCCCCCCAGCCCAAGTTCAGTACCGTTCCCGAGAAGTCCCAGCAGCCTGAGTCCAATGAGGCCACCCTGAAGCCCCCCCAGCCCAAGTTCAGTACCGTTCCCGAGAAGCCCCCGCAGCTTGGGGTCAGTGGTCTCCCTGAGAAGTCCCTGCCGCAGCCCGAGTCCACTGAGGTCCCCCCAATGCCCCCTTCAAAGCCCGAGTCCAGTGAGCCCCAGCCTCACTCCTCACAGCCCAACTTCAGTACAGTCCCCGGAAAGATGCCACAGCCTCCGCTGAGTGACCTCCCCGAGAAGCCCCCGCGGCCCGAGTGTGGTGACCTCCCCAGGACGTCCTCGGGGCCCGAGTGCAGCCTGCTCCCCAAGGAGTTTCTGCAGCCCGAGTGGCGGGGGCCGCCCTGCAAGTCCTCCCAGCCCAAGCCCAGATCTCTGCCCAGGAAGCGCCCGCAGGCAGAGTTCTTCGGTGACCTCCCTAGAAAGCCTCCACTCCCTGGCTCCCGTTCAGAGAGCTCACTGCCCACTGCCGTTGCAGGCTCCAGCCCTAGGTTCCCACTCAGCCCAGGGTTTGGAGCCAGGCAGCAGAGATCTGGAGCCCTCACTTGCGGTGGAGGCTCGAGGCTGGGCCTCAAACCTGGCCACCCACCCCGGCGGAGGCCTCTCCCCTCAGTCAGCAGCCTGGGCGCCCCTCCAGCCAAGCCCCCActgcccccaggccccagggacGTCCAGAGATTTCGAAGGACCTTGGCAGCAGGCACAG CTCTGCCGAGGAGCTTTTCTGCCGGCTTCCTGGCTCGACAGCCTGAAGACACCCCACA GGACCCAGATGAGGCCTACAAGCTGTACGAGGACGTGGAGCCCACAGACGACTCCAGACCCAGCCCCAAAGGCAGAG ATGAAGTGCTGTCTACCCAGCAACCCCCCAGGAGGCCACCACAAGACCAAGAGCCCAG GAAGGAGAAGGGCCCCCAGCCACAGCAGTTGCCGCCCACGGACCTGAAGTCTCTGAAGCAGATCCGGAAGGCAGAGAAAGCTGAGCAGGAGTTCCGGAAGAAGTTCAAG TTTGAGGGGGAGATTGTGATTCAGACAAGGATGATGATTGACCCCAACGCCAAGACCCGTCGCGGGGGTGGCAAGCACCTGGCGCTTCGGCGTGGGGAGATCCTGGAGGTGATAGAGTTCACCAGCAAGGAGGAGATGCTGTGCCGGGACACCAAGGGCAAGT ATGGCTATGTACCCAGAACAGCTCTACTGCCCCT GGAAACAGAGGTGTATGACGACGTCGGTTCCTGGGGTATGTATGGGGATGCTCCGGGTGGACTGGAAGGGACTACAGTGTCTTGGGAGGGGGTAAGGTCCCATCCCACTCCACCAGGGGCTGCTGGCTACCTGCTTATGGGGCAAGGGTCACTGGAAGTCACCCCTCCTCGGCAGATCCTCTGGATAACCAACCATTCCCCGGGGGACGATAAGGCCTACAGGGGTGGGGACCCAGGACAACCCACCAATCCAGCCACCTCTTAA